The following proteins come from a genomic window of Eleginops maclovinus isolate JMC-PN-2008 ecotype Puerto Natales chromosome 8, JC_Emac_rtc_rv5, whole genome shotgun sequence:
- the LOC134868094 gene encoding proteinase-activated receptor 3-like: MTERMRKLCLFFLVFVLCLRGTLQKTGSVIAVPRTFLGESVIPILFVLNGTQAPNTSQSPPALQSLSNSTVRFLNGPLSTRVIPIIYTLVIIVGVPANVAILGMLATKIRKVSSAILYFSLAVSDIFLLFSLLFKAHYHFHGNHWVLGEAACRVVTACFYGNLYCSAQTLACISIMRYLAVVHPFMYKSLPKRAGTAWVTVAVWGVFGAAVVPELLMQQSYWLPEVQRTTCHDVLPLLSNSHVFLLYYNLFLTVFGLLVPLVVTVVCYGRIVCELNRSHHDWAMYIQASSLVFVIFLLCFTPAGVLHLLHYVQLFVYKTDSLYVHFKVAVCLCCLHACLDPFLFLLMSKSAGTSLYSRAFKGKTLSLSV, encoded by the exons ATGACAGAAAGAATGAGGAAACTTTGCctctttttccttgtttttgttctctgtttgaGAGGTACTCTCCAGAAAACAG gCTCTGTCATTGCAGTGCCAAGAACATTTCTCGGGGAGTCAGTAATTCCAATCTTGTTTGTCCTTAATGGGACACAGGCTCCCAATACATCTCAATCCCCTCCAGCACTGCAGTCCCTAAGCAACAGCACAGTGAGGTTCCTCAACGGGCCCCTGAGCACCCGGGTCATCCCCATCATTTACACGTTGGTCATCATTGTCGGGGTCCCGGCTAATGTCGCCATCTTGGGCATGCTGGCCACCAAAATCAGGAAGGTGTCCTCTGCCATACTCTACTTCAGCCTGGCCGTCTCCGACATCTTCCTCctgttctccctcctcttcaAAGCTCACTACCATTTCCATGGAAACCACTGGGTGCTCGGGGAGGCTGCGTGTCGGGTGGTCACGGCCTGTTTCTATGGCAACCTCTACTGCTCGGCTCAGACGTTGGCCTGCATCAGCATCATGCGCTACCTGGCCGTGGTGCACCCGTTCATGTACAAAAGCCTCCCTAAAAGGGCGGGCACTGCGTGGGTCACCGTGGCAGTGTGGGGGGTGTTCGGGGCCGCCGTGGTCCCCGAGCTCCTGATGCAGCAGAGCTATTGGCTTCCTGAAGTGCAACGCACCACCTGCCATGACGTCCTGCCCCTGTTATCAAACTCCCACGTCTTCCTGCTCTACTACAACCTGTTTCTGACCGTCTTCGGCCTCCTGGTGCCGCTGGTGGTCACAGTTGTGTGCTACGGTCGCATCGTCTGTGAGCTCAATCGATCGCACCACGACTGGGCCATGTACATCCAGGCCAGCTCTCTGGTGTTTGTGATCTTTCTGCTGTGTTTCACTCCCGCTGGAGTTCTGCACCTCCTCCATTATGTGCAACTGTTTGTGTACAAGACGGATAGTTTGTACGTGCATTTTAAAGTGGCggtgtgtttgtgctgcctCCATGCATGTCTGGaccctttcctctttctcctgaTGTCAAAATCTGCAGGCACCAGCCTTTACTCCAGGGCCTTTAAAGGCAAGACTCTGAGCTTGTCTGTCTAA
- the LOC134868129 gene encoding proteinase-activated receptor 3-like — MTERMRKLCLFFLVFVLCLRGTLQKTGSVIAVPRTFLGESVIPILFVLNGTQAPNTSQSPPALQSLSNSTVRFLDGPLSTRVIPIIYTLVIIVGIPANVAILGMLATKIRKVSSAILYFSLAVSDIFLLFSLLFKAHYHFHGNHWVLGEAACRVVTACFYGNLYCSAQTLACISIKRYLAVVHPFMYKSLPKRAGTAWVTVAVWGVFGAAEDSYYFSSPLYDSKSCRIVPIFELNSSCDAH; from the exons ATGACAGAAAGAATGAGGAAACTTTGCctctttttccttgtttttgttctctgtttgaGAGGTACTCTCCAGAAAACAG gCTCTGTCATTGCAGTGCCAAGAACATTTCTCGGGGAGTCAGTAATTCCAATCTTGTTTGTCCTTAATGGGACACAGGCTCCCAATACATCTCAATCCCCTCCAGCACTGCAGTCCCTAAGCAACAGCACAGTGAGGTTCCTCGACGGGCCCCTGAGCACCCGGGTCATCCCCATCATTTACACGTTGGTCATCATTGTCGGGATCCCGGCCAATGTCGCCATCTTGGGCATGCTGGCCACCAAAATCAGGAAGGTGTCCTCTGCCATACTCTACTTCAGCCTGGCCGTCTCCGACATCTTCCTCctgttctccctcctcttcaAGGCTCACTACCATTTCCATGGAAACCACTGGGTGCTCGGGGAGGCTGCGTGTCGGGTGGTCACGGCCTGTTTCTATGGCAACCTCTACTGCTCGGCTCAGACGTTGGCCTGCATCAGCATCAAGCGCTACCTGGCCGTGGTGCACCCGTTCATGTACAAAAGCCTCCCTAAAAGGGCGGGCACTGCGTGGGTCACCGTGGCAGTGTGGGGGGTGTTCGGGGCCGCCGAGGatagttattatttttcttcacctCTTTACGACAGTAAGTCTTGTAGAATTGTTCCTATTTTTGAGTTGAACTCTTCATGTGATGCTCATTAA